A genomic stretch from Dyella sp. M7H15-1 includes:
- the istB gene encoding IS21-like element helper ATPase IstB translates to MLIHPTLEHLRALKLDGMAQALEEQRLLPACHDLPFEDRLGMLVDRERHWRDGRRQERLLRVAKLKHAQACLEDVQYSADRGIDKRLIATLSGGDWIRQGQSVLLTGPTGVGKTWLACALGQHACRQGFPVLYQRVPRLAEMLRIAHADGSFGRVLAQLARIDVLILDDWGMTPLDQAARHDLLEVIDDRGNGKSTLITSQLPIEHWHAWLNDPTLADAILDRLVHRSHRIVLKGESMRRKSSAKPAADTSS, encoded by the coding sequence TTGTTGATCCATCCCACCCTTGAACACTTGCGTGCCCTCAAGCTCGACGGCATGGCACAGGCGCTGGAAGAACAGCGCCTGTTGCCGGCCTGTCACGATCTGCCGTTCGAAGATCGGCTCGGCATGCTGGTCGATCGCGAACGCCATTGGCGTGACGGTCGACGGCAGGAACGATTACTTCGTGTGGCCAAGCTCAAACACGCCCAGGCCTGCCTGGAAGATGTGCAGTACAGCGCCGACCGCGGTATCGACAAACGCCTGATCGCCACCTTGTCCGGCGGCGACTGGATCCGGCAGGGGCAAAGTGTGTTGCTGACCGGTCCGACCGGGGTTGGTAAAACGTGGCTGGCGTGTGCGCTTGGACAACATGCCTGCCGCCAAGGCTTCCCGGTGCTGTATCAGCGTGTGCCACGCCTCGCCGAGATGCTACGCATCGCCCACGCCGACGGCAGCTTCGGTCGCGTGCTTGCTCAGTTGGCGCGCATCGACGTGCTAATCCTTGACGATTGGGGCATGACACCGCTCGATCAGGCGGCGCGCCATGATCTGCTGGAGGTCATCGACGATCGCGGCAACGGCAAATCGACCCTCATCACCAGCCAGCTACCGATCGAACACTGGCACGCCTGGCTCAACGATCCCACCCTCGCCGATGCCATCCTCGACCGTCTCGTACACCGCTCTCATCGCATCGTGTTGAAGGGCGAATCGATGCGCCGAAAGTCCTCCGCCAAGCCAGCCGCCGATACCTCATCGTGA
- the istA gene encoding IS21 family transposase, with protein MPTPRVAMRKIKECLRLKLECDLSHERIALALGLSKGVVSKYVKRATAAGLDWPGLSAMDDNAIAAQLCMSPPAVRGERAPIDLPWVHRELRRKGVTRQLLWQEYCDANAGRLTYQYTQFCQHLHDYTASLRRSMRQLHVAGEKLFIDYAGPTLGVVNPDTGELRRAHIFVAVLGASSFTYACATPGETQIDWLRGLTQTLAFFGGVPALVVPDNPRALITQPDRYEPVLNRATQVCAEHYGMAILPARPRRPQDKAKVEVGVQVVERWILARLRHPCFFTFSALNHAIADLLTDLNARPFKKLDGSRRSWFETIDRPALMPLPAQPYEPARFKPCKVNIDYHIEVDGHYYSVPHSLVRKTVEARITDTTVEILHAGQRIASHVRSPARGRHTTVADHMPAAHRAHREWSPGRFLHWADTIGAATRQLVEHLLTERPHPEMGYRSCLGLLALARQYGDDRLEAACARAWAIGSRTRKSVQSILHNKLDQHPLPSAIAQTDWVTPDHVNLRGPTYYRDPPTTH; from the coding sequence ATGCCGACCCCGCGAGTAGCTATGCGCAAGATCAAAGAATGTCTTCGACTGAAGCTGGAGTGCGACCTCTCGCACGAACGCATCGCCTTGGCCTTGGGTCTGTCCAAGGGCGTGGTCAGCAAGTACGTGAAACGTGCCACGGCCGCCGGACTGGACTGGCCCGGCCTGTCCGCCATGGACGACAACGCGATTGCCGCCCAGTTGTGTATGTCACCACCCGCCGTGCGTGGCGAGCGGGCACCCATCGATCTGCCATGGGTGCATCGGGAGTTGCGCCGCAAAGGCGTCACGCGACAATTGTTGTGGCAGGAATACTGCGACGCGAACGCTGGCCGTCTCACGTACCAATACACCCAGTTTTGCCAGCACCTCCACGACTACACGGCCTCGCTGCGCCGCTCGATGCGTCAGTTGCACGTTGCCGGTGAAAAGCTGTTTATCGACTACGCCGGCCCCACCCTTGGCGTCGTCAACCCCGACACCGGCGAGCTGCGGCGAGCGCACATCTTCGTGGCCGTGCTGGGTGCGTCCAGTTTCACCTATGCCTGCGCCACACCGGGCGAAACGCAGATCGACTGGCTGCGCGGCTTGACGCAGACGTTGGCATTTTTTGGTGGCGTGCCGGCGCTGGTGGTACCTGACAATCCGCGCGCGCTGATCACCCAGCCGGATCGCTACGAGCCCGTGCTCAACCGTGCTACGCAGGTGTGTGCAGAGCATTACGGCATGGCGATCCTGCCGGCCCGCCCACGACGCCCGCAGGACAAGGCCAAGGTCGAGGTCGGCGTGCAGGTGGTCGAGCGCTGGATCCTCGCGCGCTTGCGCCATCCGTGCTTTTTTACCTTCAGCGCTCTCAATCACGCCATCGCCGACCTGCTGACGGACTTGAATGCACGGCCGTTCAAGAAGCTCGACGGCTCGCGCCGTTCGTGGTTCGAGACGATCGACCGTCCCGCCCTGATGCCCTTGCCGGCGCAACCCTATGAGCCGGCGCGCTTCAAGCCGTGCAAGGTCAACATCGATTACCACATCGAGGTCGATGGCCATTACTACAGCGTGCCGCATAGCCTGGTACGCAAGACCGTCGAGGCGCGCATCACCGACACCACCGTCGAGATCCTGCATGCCGGCCAGCGCATCGCCAGCCACGTCCGCTCCCCGGCGCGCGGACGCCACACCACCGTCGCCGACCACATGCCGGCCGCACATCGTGCGCATCGGGAATGGTCACCCGGTCGCTTCCTGCACTGGGCCGACACGATCGGCGCGGCAACCCGTCAGTTGGTCGAGCACCTGCTGACCGAGCGCCCGCATCCGGAGATGGGCTATCGCAGTTGCCTGGGGCTGCTGGCGCTCGCGCGCCAGTACGGCGACGACCGCCTGGAAGCGGCCTGCGCACGCGCGTGGGCGATCGGTTCGCGCACGCGCAAATCCGTGCAGTCGATCCTGCACAACAAGCTCGATCAACACCCCTTGCCCAGCGCCATCGCCCAAACCGACTGGGTCACACCCGACCACGTCAACCTGCGTGGCCCCACCTATTACCGCGATCCACCCACCACTCACTGA
- a CDS encoding RHS repeat-associated core domain-containing protein, with protein MPGDTYFRFSGQYFDEETGLFHNGFRDYDSGSGRYIESDPLGLRAGPNTYAYGLNSPLSNIDPLGLSTMRISAHRDRPFR; from the coding sequence TTGCCGGGGGATACTTACTTTCGTTTCAGTGGGCAGTACTTTGATGAAGAAACCGGGTTGTTCCATAACGGTTTCCGTGACTACGACTCTGGTTCAGGCCGATATATCGAGAGCGATCCGCTTGGTTTGAGAGCCGGACCGAACACTTACGCTTACGGCTTAAATAGTCCGCTGAGCAATATCGATCCCCTTGGGCTTTCAACTATGCGTATTTCGGCCCATCGTGACCGCCCATTTCGGTAA
- the tnpA gene encoding IS200/IS605 family transposase codes for MKEYQSLSHARWDCKYRVVFIPKRRKKQVFGELRKHLGEVFHELASHKESQIVEGHLMSDHIHMCISIPPKYAVSNVVGYLKGKSAITIARKFGGRNRNFTGESFWARGYFVSTVGLDEAMVRAYIRNQEQEDERYDEMKLGV; via the coding sequence ATGAAAGAGTATCAAAGCTTGAGTCATGCCCGTTGGGACTGTAAGTACCGCGTGGTGTTCATTCCCAAGCGGAGAAAGAAGCAGGTGTTTGGAGAGTTACGCAAGCACTTGGGCGAGGTCTTCCACGAGTTGGCTTCGCACAAGGAATCGCAGATTGTGGAAGGCCACCTGATGAGCGACCACATTCACATGTGCATCAGCATTCCGCCGAAGTATGCAGTGTCGAACGTGGTGGGTTACCTCAAGGGTAAGAGTGCCATCACCATTGCGCGCAAGTTCGGAGGACGGAATCGAAACTTCACTGGGGAGTCGTTTTGGGCACGAGGCTATTTCGTCTCGACGGTGGGCTTGGACGAAGCGATGGTGAGGGCATACATCCGAAACCAAGAGCAAGAGGATGAACGTTACGACGAGATGAAGCTGGGCGTGTAG